A segment of the Deltaproteobacteria bacterium genome:
GCTCGAGCGCCATCTCCACCATGCTCACGGCCCCCTCCACGATGCGGGTCCGCGCGGCGATGACGGCCGTCGCTTGCTGCCGCCGCAACATCACCTGCGCGATCTCCGGGGCGTAGGCCAGGTGCGTGATGCGGGCCTCCACGATCTGGACGCCTGCCTGTTCGAGGCGCTCTTGGATCTCCTTGGCGAGGGCCTGCGCGATCACCCCCGTCGAGCCGCGCAGCGAGATCGTGTGCTCGTCGTGCGCGTCGTAGGGGTACCGGCTGGCCAGGTTCCGCACGGCCGACTCGGCCTGCACCTTGATGAAGTGCTCGTAGTTCTCCACCTGGAAGCAGGCCTCCGCCGTGTCCACCACCTTCCAGACCACGACCGCGGCGATCTCGACGGGGTTACCGTCCAGGTCGTTCACCTTCAGCCGCTGGCACTCGAAGTTGCGCACCTTCAGCGACAGCCGGGTCTTGCTGTAGAAGGGGTTGGCGAAGCGCAGCCCCTCGTCCCGGGCCGTACCCACGTAGGCGCCGAAGAGCTGGAGCACGCGCGCCTCGTTGGGGCTGATCATGAACAGCCCCTTGAGGAGCAGGAGCGCTCCGACGCCGAGCAGGATCGAGACCGCCGCGAGAGGTCCGGGGTTCATCGCCACGCCGAACCAGACGGCGCCGGCGGCGGCCGCGATGACGATCGCGAGGGCCAACCACCCCGACATGGTGTGGAGAGTCCGTTCCTTGATCGGTTGTGAGCGCTGAGCCATGAACCGCCTCCTTTCGAGGGCACGCGCTACCATTGTGATAGCGAAGTGATATCATGCAAGCCCGAAAGTGCGGCGCGGACGCAGCTCCGCGAGATGGCAAGTCTCTTAGTAGGTGACTAGCCGAGCTCGACGTGGCGGAAGCGCCGCTTCCCGGCCTTCAGGAGGTGTTTCCCCCCCCGGGCCAGCGTCGCGCCCGGGTCGTTCACGCGCACCCCGTCCACCTCGACGCCCCCCTGCGCGATCAGGCGCCGCGCCTCGCTGTTGCTCGCGGCGAGCTCTGCTTCCACCAGTACCCTGGAGAGGAAGATCGTGTCTCCCTCGACCGCGATCGTCACGCTGGAGATCTCTTCGGGGAGACCGCGGCTGGCCCCCGCCGAGGGGTGCAGCCGCTCGAACTCCTCGGCGGCCTTCGCGGCGGCGGCCGGGCCGTGGAAGCGCTCGGTGATCTCGAACGCGAGCTTCGCCTTGGCCTCCTTCGGGTGGCCGGCCTTGATCGCCGCCAGGGCCTCCCCCGAGACCAGCGAGAGCAGCTCGTAGTAGTGCCACATGAGCGGGTCGGAGACGCTCATCAGCTTGCCGTACATCCCCGACTCGCCGCTCGGCGGGTCGTCGACGCCGACGTAGTTGC
Coding sequences within it:
- a CDS encoding SPFH domain-containing protein is translated as MAQRSQPIKERTLHTMSGWLALAIVIAAAAGAVWFGVAMNPGPLAAVSILLGVGALLLLKGLFMISPNEARVLQLFGAYVGTARDEGLRFANPFYSKTRLSLKVRNFECQRLKVNDLDGNPVEIAAVVVWKVVDTAEACFQVENYEHFIKVQAESAVRNLASRYPYDAHDEHTISLRGSTGVIAQALAKEIQERLEQAGVQIVEARITHLAYAPEIAQVMLRRQQATAVIAARTRIVEGAVSMVEMALERLAKNHVVQMDEERKAAMVSNLLVVLCGEREAQPVVNAGTIYQ